One window from the genome of Pseudomonas fluorescens encodes:
- a CDS encoding class I adenylate-forming enzyme family protein — MKSLSYKEGFLHRFVGFSESFPEQVAIRHLDTEEETVTYRELRIKAEACNGTLTALGVLPGDKVALVLPNGVAFIAYYLAIIGRGAIPVILNYKLTPFEMNSVVSLARPTLVVTTEPLWGQHSEVFQPDNGVRHSLVLDGGSEPSSPLPAHATAASGLPRQLEPLSLPDGNPIVSVQFTYRGIGRPLAVSHRYLDLTQSSDGLHEHFHLQGVGSVHLVTLPLYAIFGLSVMMVFPLSVGATLLMTNTLLNRDLAEVLSEHQVTFACLVPDVIRYFNTRLAKRKGTPLPLHPQLMIYSGGSHLPADEAEKLGKLLGCNPVLQGYGLTESMPVIVQSSIGEVHRGAMGQPITGVELRVVDAEGQDVAPGRIGELLIRGAMVIDGYNDAEDSNARFFREGWFHSGDLVWRDDAGHVFFFCQRLRISKIKAQMVDLVEIESIALKHPDVVRARAYIVPDHKEVNVLHLCVEGTGELTQNALSTLLSRYLSGFKLPKTIEIISLKEEAHAR, encoded by the coding sequence ATGAAAAGCCTTTCATATAAAGAAGGTTTTCTGCATCGTTTTGTCGGTTTTTCGGAATCGTTCCCCGAGCAAGTTGCTATCCGGCACCTGGACACGGAAGAAGAGACCGTCACTTACCGCGAGCTGCGCATCAAGGCCGAAGCCTGCAACGGTACCCTGACGGCACTCGGTGTATTGCCAGGCGATAAAGTAGCGCTGGTGCTGCCCAACGGGGTGGCGTTCATCGCTTACTACCTGGCGATTATCGGGCGGGGTGCCATCCCGGTCATCCTCAACTACAAGTTGACTCCCTTCGAAATGAACAGTGTCGTCAGCCTCGCCAGGCCGACGCTGGTGGTCACGACCGAACCGTTGTGGGGACAACACAGCGAGGTATTCCAGCCGGACAACGGCGTCAGGCACTCCCTGGTGCTGGACGGTGGGAGCGAACCGTCATCGCCCCTGCCCGCCCATGCAACGGCCGCCTCTGGACTTCCTCGACAGCTCGAACCCTTGTCGTTGCCCGACGGCAATCCGATCGTCTCGGTGCAGTTCACCTACCGTGGTATCGGCAGGCCCCTGGCTGTTTCTCACCGCTACCTCGACCTGACGCAATCGAGCGATGGCCTGCACGAGCACTTTCACCTGCAGGGCGTCGGCTCGGTGCACCTGGTGACGCTGCCGCTGTATGCCATTTTCGGCCTGTCGGTGATGATGGTGTTCCCTTTGAGCGTGGGCGCCACCCTGCTCATGACCAACACCCTGCTCAATCGCGACCTGGCCGAAGTCTTGTCCGAGCACCAGGTCACCTTCGCCTGCCTGGTGCCCGATGTCATCCGCTACTTCAATACGCGCCTGGCCAAACGCAAAGGCACGCCGTTGCCGCTGCACCCGCAACTGATGATTTATTCCGGCGGCAGCCACCTGCCGGCCGATGAAGCCGAGAAACTGGGCAAGCTGCTGGGTTGCAACCCGGTGCTGCAAGGCTATGGCCTGACCGAAAGCATGCCAGTCATTGTCCAGAGCTCGATCGGCGAGGTCCACCGCGGCGCCATGGGCCAGCCAATCACCGGCGTGGAACTGCGCGTTGTCGATGCCGAGGGCCAGGACGTGGCACCCGGGCGCATCGGTGAATTGCTGATCCGCGGCGCGATGGTGATCGACGGCTACAACGATGCCGAGGACAGCAATGCCCGGTTCTTCCGCGAGGGCTGGTTCCACAGCGGTGACCTGGTCTGGCGGGACGACGCTGGGCATGTGTTTTTCTTTTGCCAACGCCTGCGGATCTCGAAGATCAAGGCGCAGATGGTCGACCTGGTGGAGATCGAATCCATCGCCCTCAAGCACCCCGATGTGGTGCGGGCCAGGGCCTATATCGTCCCGGACCACAAGGAAGTCAACGTGCTGCACCTGTGCGTCGAAGGGACCGGCGAGCTGACCCAGAACGCGCTTTCCACCCTGCTTTCGCGCTACCTGTCGGGCTTCAAGCTGCCCAAGACCATCGAGATCATCTCGCTCAAGGAAGAGGCACATGCACGCTAA
- a CDS encoding SDR family oxidoreductase, producing the protein MEYAFVTGATGLLGNNIVRALLKRNIKVKALVRSAEKAKKQFASLPVEWVEGDMLNVDAFSHALQGCDALFHTAAYFRDSYKGGKHWQKLYDTNVTGTERLLQAAYAAGIRRAVHTSSIAVLKGNKDQVIDETMSRSEQEADDYYLSKILSEQKVQQFLSQHPDMFIAMVLPGWMFGPGDIGPTSSGQFLLDFVGQKLPGVLPGSFSVVDARDVAEHQIAAITRGRSGERYLAAGNHMDMKSIFQALSSVSGVKAPERKVPLFMLRIIALIYEGYYRITKKPVLISTSTVKLMAQEQGRTHFSHNKSSRELECQFRPVAETLTDTLDWYRNNNYTDA; encoded by the coding sequence ATGGAATATGCCTTCGTTACAGGCGCTACGGGCCTGCTCGGGAACAATATCGTTCGTGCACTGTTAAAACGAAACATCAAAGTAAAAGCACTGGTTCGTTCCGCAGAGAAAGCCAAGAAACAGTTCGCCAGCCTGCCCGTGGAATGGGTCGAAGGCGACATGCTCAATGTCGATGCCTTCAGCCATGCCCTGCAAGGGTGCGATGCCTTGTTTCATACCGCGGCCTATTTCCGCGACAGTTACAAAGGCGGGAAACACTGGCAAAAACTCTATGACACGAATGTGACCGGCACCGAGCGATTGTTGCAAGCCGCCTATGCCGCCGGCATCCGTCGTGCTGTGCACACCTCTTCCATCGCCGTGTTGAAGGGCAATAAAGATCAAGTGATCGATGAAACCATGTCTCGCAGTGAACAGGAGGCTGACGATTACTACTTGAGCAAAATATTGTCCGAACAAAAGGTCCAGCAATTCCTGTCGCAGCACCCGGACATGTTCATTGCCATGGTCTTGCCAGGGTGGATGTTCGGCCCGGGGGATATCGGCCCGACCTCCTCGGGCCAGTTCCTGCTCGACTTTGTCGGACAGAAATTGCCCGGCGTACTTCCCGGAAGCTTTTCCGTCGTCGATGCCCGGGATGTGGCCGAACATCAAATCGCGGCCATCACCCGCGGCAGGTCCGGAGAGCGTTACCTCGCCGCCGGCAATCACATGGACATGAAAAGCATTTTCCAGGCGCTGTCCAGCGTCAGTGGCGTGAAAGCCCCGGAACGAAAAGTGCCCTTGTTCATGCTGCGAATCATCGCGCTGATCTATGAAGGTTATTACCGGATTACCAAGAAACCGGTACTCATCAGTACTTCCACGGTCAAGCTCATGGCGCAAGAACAAGGCCGTACCCATTTCAGCCACAACAAAAGTTCAAGGGAGTTGGAATGCCAGTTCCGCCCTGTCGCTGAAACCCTGACCGATACCCTGGACTGGTATCGGAATAACAACTACACAGATGCTTAA
- a CDS encoding TetR/AcrR family transcriptional regulator, translating into MIKKRLGREESQQVTRDKLFDTATELMISKGFHAASVNVIAEAAGFSKGAFFSNFASKSDLLLQLTQRFKRVEIDRLSATLASGYSAEQLSHGLNAYIDTLKNNTRCAILDAELQLIALRDEEFSQHYYDLHEENSEALGKLITIIFNHAGKKPPLDYAALAKTFTALSEGLILQGHKDPAIEIKLVLNSLIQTAEPL; encoded by the coding sequence GTGATTAAAAAGAGACTAGGTCGAGAAGAGAGCCAGCAAGTAACAAGAGATAAATTATTCGACACCGCCACTGAGCTGATGATCAGCAAAGGCTTTCATGCCGCCAGCGTCAACGTTATCGCCGAGGCGGCGGGCTTTTCCAAAGGAGCCTTCTTTTCCAATTTCGCCAGTAAATCGGATTTGCTCCTGCAACTGACTCAACGCTTCAAGCGAGTTGAAATCGATCGCTTGAGCGCGACCCTGGCGTCGGGCTATTCGGCGGAGCAGTTGAGCCATGGCTTGAATGCCTATATCGACACCCTGAAGAACAATACCCGCTGTGCGATCCTCGATGCCGAGTTGCAACTGATCGCCCTGCGGGATGAAGAGTTCTCACAGCATTACTACGACTTGCATGAGGAAAACAGCGAAGCCCTGGGCAAGTTGATTACCATCATATTCAACCATGCTGGCAAGAAACCGCCGCTGGACTATGCCGCGCTTGCGAAGACCTTCACGGCCCTGTCCGAAGGCTTGATATTGCAAGGGCATAAAGATCCGGCGATTGAAATAAAGCTGGTGCTCAATTCGCTCATCCAGACCGCGGAGCCTCTATAG
- the hisM gene encoding histidine ABC transporter permease HisM: protein MIEILKEFGPNFLWSDGYRWSGLVVTLWLLVTSAVIGLCAAIPLALVRTYGNRWLALPVQLYTLVLRGTPLFVQLLIIYSGLASLSVIRESPSLWWFFRDGMHCVILALALHTCAYTVEILAGVLRTTPRGEIEAALALGMTRTQLFLLVLIPSMLRRALPAYSNEVIFVLHATAIAFTATVPDILKIAADVNAATFKTFQAYGIAALLYMLLACALVGVFRLAERRLLAYQR from the coding sequence ATGATCGAGATTCTGAAGGAATTCGGACCGAACTTTCTCTGGTCCGACGGTTACCGCTGGAGCGGCCTGGTCGTCACGCTATGGTTATTGGTCACGTCCGCCGTCATCGGCTTGTGCGCGGCGATCCCCCTGGCGCTGGTTCGCACCTATGGCAATCGTTGGCTGGCACTGCCTGTCCAGCTTTATACCCTGGTGTTGCGCGGCACGCCGTTGTTCGTGCAACTGCTGATCATCTACAGCGGCCTGGCCAGCCTGAGCGTCATCAGGGAATCGCCGAGCCTGTGGTGGTTCTTTCGCGATGGCATGCATTGCGTGATCCTGGCCCTGGCCTTGCACACCTGTGCCTACACCGTCGAGATTCTCGCCGGCGTACTGCGCACCACCCCACGCGGCGAGATCGAAGCCGCCCTCGCCCTGGGCATGACCCGCACTCAGCTATTCCTCCTGGTGCTGATACCGAGCATGCTGCGCCGAGCACTCCCGGCCTACAGCAACGAAGTGATCTTTGTCCTGCACGCCACGGCCATCGCCTTTACCGCGACCGTTCCTGACATCCTTAAAATCGCGGCAGATGTCAACGCTGCCACCTTCAAGACGTTCCAGGCCTATGGCATTGCCGCGCTGCTCTACATGTTGCTGGCGTGCGCACTGGTGGGTGTATTCCGATTGGCTGAACGCCGATTGCTGGCTTATCAGCGATAA
- a CDS encoding ABC transporter permease, with protein sequence MFLEGYGYLIFQGAWLTVQVATWAACVALVLGLLGALAKLSPLAPLRLVATLYTTLVRSVPDLVLMLLIYYSAQIGLNQVAEAFGRESLQLNPYGTAIGTLGFIYGAYCAETFRGAFQAIAFGQLEAARAYGMSHWQVLRRIRLPQMMRFALPGIGNIWQVLLKSAGLISLLGLNDMVQVAKQAGNATSRQMFFYLVIAAIFLAFAILSSLVLKHLERRYSVEPPRSVS encoded by the coding sequence ATGTTTCTCGAAGGGTACGGCTATCTCATTTTCCAGGGTGCGTGGCTGACCGTCCAAGTGGCCACGTGGGCCGCCTGCGTCGCCCTCGTGCTTGGCCTGCTCGGGGCCTTGGCGAAACTCTCGCCACTGGCACCGCTGCGGCTGGTCGCGACGCTCTACACCACGCTGGTGCGCAGTGTGCCGGACCTGGTGCTGATGCTATTGATCTACTACAGCGCGCAGATCGGACTCAACCAAGTGGCAGAAGCGTTTGGCCGTGAATCGCTCCAGTTGAACCCTTACGGTACGGCGATCGGCACCTTGGGCTTCATTTACGGTGCCTATTGCGCCGAAACCTTTCGTGGTGCCTTCCAGGCGATAGCGTTCGGCCAACTGGAAGCGGCCCGGGCCTATGGCATGAGCCATTGGCAGGTGCTGCGGCGTATCCGGCTGCCACAGATGATGCGGTTTGCATTGCCCGGCATCGGCAATATCTGGCAAGTGCTCCTGAAAAGCGCGGGCCTGATCTCGCTGCTGGGCCTCAACGACATGGTCCAAGTGGCCAAACAGGCGGGCAATGCGACCTCGAGGCAGATGTTCTTCTACCTGGTGATTGCGGCGATCTTCCTGGCTTTCGCAATTCTTTCAAGCCTGGTGCTCAAACACCTGGAACGGCGCTACAGCGTTGAACCGCCGCGGAGCGTGTCATGA
- a CDS encoding ABC transporter substrate-binding protein: MKKYLIGLMLVASPLMSWGANEELRFGVDPTYPPFESKRPDGSLTGFDIELGESLCSELQRRCVWVENAFDGMVSALKGRKFDGILSALSITEARKAEIAFSNTLYDTPARLVAPEGSPLQPTAESLRGKRIGVQQGSVFEVYAKRMWGLKGVEVVPYQSSDLTYSDLINGRLDAAFDDAIAVSEGLLKKPAGKGFGYAGEVVKSPEIFGPGTGIGLRKSDTALAGEINQALERLHRNGTYERIASKYFDFDISPK; encoded by the coding sequence ATGAAAAAATATCTGATCGGTTTGATGCTCGTGGCCAGCCCGCTGATGTCCTGGGGGGCCAATGAAGAACTGCGTTTCGGGGTCGATCCCACCTACCCGCCCTTTGAGTCCAAGCGCCCGGACGGCTCCCTGACAGGTTTCGATATCGAGCTGGGCGAAAGCTTGTGCAGCGAATTGCAACGCCGTTGCGTCTGGGTCGAAAACGCCTTCGACGGCATGGTCTCGGCCCTCAAGGGCAGGAAGTTCGACGGGATCCTCTCTGCCCTCTCGATCACTGAAGCACGCAAAGCCGAAATTGCCTTTTCCAACACCCTCTATGACACCCCGGCACGCCTGGTAGCCCCTGAAGGCAGCCCGTTGCAACCAACGGCCGAATCCCTGCGCGGCAAACGCATCGGCGTGCAGCAAGGCAGTGTGTTCGAAGTCTATGCCAAGCGGATGTGGGGCCTGAAGGGCGTGGAAGTGGTGCCCTATCAAAGCAGTGACTTGACCTATTCGGACTTGATCAACGGTCGGCTGGATGCGGCGTTCGACGATGCCATCGCCGTCTCCGAGGGCCTGTTGAAAAAGCCCGCAGGCAAAGGCTTCGGCTATGCCGGCGAGGTGGTCAAGTCACCGGAGATCTTCGGCCCGGGCACCGGCATCGGATTGCGTAAAAGCGATACCGCCCTGGCCGGGGAAATCAATCAGGCGCTCGAACGGCTCCACCGCAATGGCACCTACGAACGCATCGCCAGTAAGTACTTCGACTTCGATATCTCACCGAAATGA
- a CDS encoding PfkB family carbohydrate kinase, which produces MASLIAVGDNTLDVYLDQTIEYPGGNALNVAVFAARLGARSAYLGCVGDDRHGQYLLDCLQQEAVDASRCRTLSGANGWACVDNVEGERVFLGSDPGVCRQLRLDADDLAYIGTFPLAHSSLYSGLEDQLAQVRQASGCLSFDFSDNWVEFDWQALIQHVDVAFFSAADLSTAQAIELANAMRAKGPAVVVITRGAQGALAVDSQGVHERAARPCAFVDSMGAGDGFIAAFLLAWQARHPLAECLARGVDHAGQVCGWAGGFGHGRTVDSQRVQQLKHALNIQG; this is translated from the coding sequence ATGGCCAGCCTGATCGCGGTCGGTGACAACACCCTGGACGTCTACCTGGACCAGACCATCGAATACCCCGGCGGCAATGCACTCAATGTCGCGGTATTCGCCGCCCGGCTGGGTGCTCGCAGTGCCTACCTGGGCTGCGTTGGTGATGACCGGCACGGCCAGTACCTGCTCGATTGCCTGCAACAGGAAGCGGTCGATGCTTCACGCTGCCGGACGTTATCGGGTGCCAATGGCTGGGCGTGCGTCGACAACGTCGAGGGCGAGCGGGTGTTCCTCGGCAGCGATCCTGGCGTGTGCCGCCAACTGCGCCTCGATGCCGACGACCTGGCCTATATCGGCACATTCCCGTTGGCACACAGCAGCCTCTACAGCGGCCTGGAAGATCAATTGGCCCAGGTTCGCCAGGCCAGTGGTTGCCTGTCCTTCGACTTCTCGGACAACTGGGTCGAGTTCGACTGGCAGGCCCTGATCCAGCACGTGGACGTCGCTTTTTTCTCGGCGGCCGATCTCTCGACGGCGCAAGCCATTGAACTGGCGAACGCGATGCGGGCCAAGGGGCCGGCGGTGGTGGTCATCACTCGCGGTGCCCAGGGCGCCCTCGCAGTCGACTCACAGGGCGTGCATGAGCGGGCCGCGCGCCCCTGCGCGTTCGTTGACAGCATGGGCGCCGGCGACGGCTTTATCGCCGCGTTCCTGCTGGCGTGGCAAGCCCGGCACCCCCTTGCCGAGTGCCTTGCGCGCGGCGTCGATCATGCCGGCCAGGTGTGCGGTTGGGCCGGCGGCTTTGGCCATGGGCGGACCGTGGACAGCCAACGCGTTCAACAACTGAAACACGCCTTGAACATTCAAGGCTGA